Genomic window (Melioribacteraceae bacterium):
CTATCTTTTTAGTTATAGCCAAACCAAGCCCGGTTCCCTCAATTTCTGAAGAAGCTTCTTCACGAGAAATAAAAGGTTGAAATAACTTGTCTAGTTTACTTTCCTCAATCCCTGGACCTGTATCAATTACTTCAAAGATTATTCGTGCCTTGGTAAATGGAGTTTCACGCGATAGTTTGGTGGCATGTACAAATTCTTGGCAAGAAGTTTTAAATGTAACGCTACCTTTACTAGTATATTTAATAGCATTTCCAAGGAGATTTAAAAGTATTTGCTTCGTTTTTTTAGGATCGCCGATAATATAATTTGGAAGATCAGTAACTTCTTCATAATTAAAAGTAAGATCTTTTTCTATTGCTTTCACTCTAAGAGTGCTAATTACCTCCTCAATCAACATTTTAAAATTGAATTCGATTGAGAGTACACTATCTTTATGTGCTTCAATTCTTCTTAAATCCAGAATGTCATTAATTAAAGTGAGGAGATGTTCGCCGCTTTGCTGGACTGTTATTAACTGATCCTTCTGGTTCTCAGTCAAGTTGTTCTGCTTTCTCAATATTTGAGTATACCCCAAAATGGCATTAAGCGGAGTTCTTAATTCATGACTAATATTGGCTAGGAACTCACTTTTAGCTTTATTAGCCGCCTCTGCTTCTTCTTTTGATTTTATAAGTTTTTCTTCTATCACTCTTCTTTCAACAATTTCATCCTCAAGAGTTTTATTACTTTTTTGTAATTCATCTGTTCTTTCATCAACTAATATGGCAAGCTGTTTATTTCTTTTTTTAATGTTTTTAGTTTTTGTTTTGTATCCCACATAGATTAAAGTAAATAAAAATATTAACACAGAAATTCTAAAAACCCATGTTAACCAGAAGGGGGGTGTGATAATTATTTTTATAGAAGCACCGGTTTGATTCCAATACCCATTATGGTTTGAGCCGCGGACTCTAAATACATATTCGCCGGGAAGTAAATTAGTGAAAGATGCAAATCTTCGTTTACCGATGTAATTCCAGTTAGTATCCAATCCCTCTAAAAAATAAGAATATTGATTGTTTTTGGGATTTGCGAAATGAAGCGCTGCAAATTCAAAAGCTATATCGTTTATATAATAGGGGAGTTCAAACTCTTTGGTTTCTCCAATTGAGTATTGAAGAATATTACCAAATTGCGAACTACCAGGTGTAACTAATTGATTATTTATTAATAACTGTGTTATCTCAATTTTAGGAGTAAATTCATCATCACTCACATTTTGGGGGTAGAATAAATTAAATCCATTTTCACCACCAAAAATAAGTTCTCCCGTTTCCTCTATTTTCGCGCAGGCACCTACCGAAAATCCATCACTCTGTAATCCGTCATCAGTATTATAATTCTTGAATGTTCCCTTTATTGGATCAAACTTTGAAATACCTTTATTTGTACTTATCCAAAAGAACCCTTTATCATCTTCAACAATTCCTTGAATATTTTTGTCAGGTAAACCATCTTTTATAGAATACTTTAAAAAGCTTATGTCTCTATTTTTCTCTATATCGCCAATAATCTTATTCAAACCCTGTGTAGTGCCTATCCAAATATTTCCTTTAGAATCCTCGAATACTATTAATATGGTATTATCACTAATACTTTTTGGATTTTTTTGGTCATACTTATAATGAACGAATTCTTTTTTTTGTCGATCAAAGTAGTTCAATCCGGCTTCGGTACCAACCCAAATTCTCTTCTTACTGTCTTCAAGAATGCACCAAACAATATCTGATGAAATTGTTTTTGGATTATTCGGATTGTGTGTGTAATTGATGAATCTATCAGTGGATTTTTCTAAGAAGCTTAGTCCACCGCCATATGTTCCCACTAATAGATCATTATTATTTGTGACTACTAATGAAAACACAGTATTACTTATTAGATTGCTATTTAAATTTGTGTAGTTCTTAAATTTTCCCGAAGCTTTATCTATTCTCGAAATACCATATTCAGTTCCAACCCATATATTTTTATAATTATCATAAGCAAGAGTTCTAACTTTATTGCTTAGTAAACTATTCTCGGGATTTCCAGCATCATGTCTGTAATTAATGAATCTATCGCCGTTTGAGCTGCGTACCAATTTATTTAGTCCACCTCCATAAGTGGCAACCCAAATTTGATTTTTTGATTCAACCAAAAAGTGCATGATATTATTATTGGTGAGAGCCTTAGTTTTATTGGGTTCAGTTCTATATGTCTCGAACTGTGATTTTTTAAAGCTCAGTTTATTTAATCCGCCCCCGTAGGTACCAATCCACAGAATACCAGTTCTATCTTCTAAAAGCCAAGTTGTTATATCACTGCTTAACGTTTGAGAATTAAAAGGATTTTTTTGATAATGATAAAATATATTTTTCTTTCTATCAAACAGATTAACTCCACCATTTGATGTCGCAATCCATAAATTTCCATTTCTATCTTCAAGTATGCCTCTTATATCAGAATCATTGATGGAGTAGGGATTATTCGGAATAGGGAGATATCTTGTAAAATCGTCACTCTCTTTATTATATCTATGGAACCCTCCGGTTGTCCCAACCCACATTACACCATCTTTATCTTCCTCAAAGCAAATTATGTAGTTTGTTGCCAATGATTTTATATTCATAGTACTGGGAAGATATTTTCTAAATTTCTTATTCAAAGGATGGTAAATAAATACACCATTGGCGGTCCCAATCCAAATTTTCCCCTCTCTGTCGGTATAAAGTGCTCTAATGTTTTTTTCACTCAGGCTATCAGGATTAGTTGCATTGATGTTTATTACTCGTTGATCTCCATTTTTAATATTCATCTTCCGAAGCCCCCCCTCACTGCCAATCCACAAATAACCGTCTTTATCAAAAGTTAAAGCTTTAATTCTATCCCAAAGTAAATTGTCTTTGAATCTTGGATCTGAATTATATCTTTTGAATTTATCTTGCTTACGAATATATTTATTTAGTCCTCCTCCATACGAACCGATCCAAAGGTTTCCCTCTTTATCTTCAACTAATTGACTGAAATTATGCCCTTGAAGAGTTGATGTATCAACTAAATCTGATTTATAAATTTTGAAGTTAATACCATCAAATCTATTTAAGCCGTCGGAGGTTCCAACCCATAAAA
Coding sequences:
- a CDS encoding response regulator, whose product is MVNYSSNNFLVKANLILLIILLTNINAQQPRFKFENLTTNDGLSQNIITTIFQDSRDFLWVGTSDGLNRFDGINFKIYKSDLVDTSTLQGHNFSQLVEDKEGNLWIGSYGGGLNKYIRKQDKFKRYNSDPRFKDNLLWDRIKALTFDKDGYLWIGSEGGLRKMNIKNGDQRVININATNPDSLSEKNIRALYTDREGKIWIGTANGVFIYHPLNKKFRKYLPSTMNIKSLATNYIICFEEDKDGVMWVGTTGGFHRYNKESDDFTRYLPIPNNPYSINDSDIRGILEDRNGNLWIATSNGGVNLFDRKKNIFYHYQKNPFNSQTLSSDITTWLLEDRTGILWIGTYGGGLNKLSFKKSQFETYRTEPNKTKALTNNNIMHFLVESKNQIWVATYGGGLNKLVRSSNGDRFINYRHDAGNPENSLLSNKVRTLAYDNYKNIWVGTEYGISRIDKASGKFKNYTNLNSNLISNTVFSLVVTNNNDLLVGTYGGGLSFLEKSTDRFINYTHNPNNPKTISSDIVWCILEDSKKRIWVGTEAGLNYFDRQKKEFVHYKYDQKNPKSISDNTILIVFEDSKGNIWIGTTQGLNKIIGDIEKNRDISFLKYSIKDGLPDKNIQGIVEDDKGFFWISTNKGISKFDPIKGTFKNYNTDDGLQSDGFSVGACAKIEETGELIFGGENGFNLFYPQNVSDDEFTPKIEITQLLINNQLVTPGSSQFGNILQYSIGETKEFELPYYINDIAFEFAALHFANPKNNQYSYFLEGLDTNWNYIGKRRFASFTNLLPGEYVFRVRGSNHNGYWNQTGASIKIIITPPFWLTWVFRISVLIFLFTLIYVGYKTKTKNIKKRNKQLAILVDERTDELQKSNKTLEDEIVERRVIEEKLIKSKEEAEAANKAKSEFLANISHELRTPLNAILGYTQILRKQNNLTENQKDQLITVQQSGEHLLTLINDILDLRRIEAHKDSVLSIEFNFKMLIEEVISTLRVKAIEKDLTFNYEEVTDLPNYIIGDPKKTKQILLNLLGNAIKYTSKGSVTFKTSCQEFVHATKLSRETPFTKARIIFEVIDTGPGIEESKLDKLFQPFISREEASSEIEGTGLGLAITKKIVELLDGYISVKSSVGNGTTFSVELEFEVSQNKNVTQIRTESNIIGYLGERKTILLVDDNLINTNMLTSVLEPLGFNIITAFNGMEAIQYIKNKKPDLMLIDLLMPDLDGIQTMEIIREDKSLSTLKSIGVSAAVADALRMEKFEKLCDDLVSKPIETNRLLEVIEKYLNLTWILDQDINLTLASTRQKPKTNINEIVKPPQDIIERIIKHVGLGDYGSIDSILNELSTEEKYILFVNKVKELSKQFDEESIIKLCS